The DNA window TTTAAATTGAATTTCAACTTTGTAATTAACAAGTACATTTCCTAAATAAAGTTTATCTTCATCATTTGATTCATAAGATAAAATTTTTAAAGAACTTCAATCAAAAAGAACATTTTTCAATAGATTATCAACATCATTTAAAATAACTTTATAATCATCTATAATTTTTAATTGATTTAAATCAGAAATTAATTGATCAAGTTCTAAAACTTTTTTAATATCTTGCTCTAATAATTCTAAATCATATGGGTCAAGTTCTTCTGCACTTTTATTACTATTCTCCATAATTTTAGTTTGAGTTAAAAAAGAATATGCAGTTTCTGTATCAGGAATGCCAATTAAATTTTTATAAACATTCTCATCAAGATGCTTTGTAAAAATTTCATTCACTTCCATTTTTAATTTTTTAACTAATGTTTCGTAATCGATTTCCTTTTCACGATCTTTTCCACCTGATTCACATGCAATAACAGTTGTACTACTTGTAGCTATAAGACTTATTGCTCCTATTAAACTTAGTAACTTTTTCATTTATGCCTCCCAGATTATTTTTATAATCACTATCAACTTTAAAGAAAAAAAATAAAAAGGCAATTTTTATAAAACATTTCCAAAAGTAAAAATGTTTTTTTACTAAATCTATTTAAATCTTTTATGACACTTTAATAAAACATTTTTAAAAAAAATAAACATATAAGTAGAAAATTTTTAATATCATTAGTAATTTTAAAACTTATAAATGTATTTAGGTATTTTTTAAAAAATAATATAGAAACAAAAAACACATTCTATAATTAACAGAATGTGTTTAAATTATCTAATTTGTTTTTTGTCATATTCAAAATAAATTGACAATGAATACATAATTATTAATCCTAATGAAAAAATCATAAAGATTAAATAATCATAAGTGTAGTCATTACAATATACTGATATTGCTGTTATAAAATTAATAGAACTAAATACAATTCCAATAATATTTCAGCTTAAAGAAGTTTTTTGACTTTCTGCTTTAATTGAATACACACAAGCTAAGATATCAACAACAACTCACAAACTTCACAATAACATTAAAAGAACTGTAGTGATTAACTTTACACTCAAGTGCATATTATCATTTACTGCCCCATTTAATCCTGTTGAAATAATAATGATACTTTTAATTGATACAACAATAAAACAAAAGATAACTTTTGTATAAAAACTAATTCAATATTTTGACATAATTTGTTCCTCCACTATTAATTTAATAGAAATGAAGAAATAAAAATGTCATTGAAAAACAATGACAGGTTAAATTGAATTTAAAATATCTTGACGTTGCTTTTGATATTCTTCTAAAGAAATCAATTCGTTTTTATACAACTCTTGTAACTTGATTAAACGTTTACTGGTTTTTGATATTCTGACGCGATTTTTATTAGTAAAATATAAAGTTAGAAATAATATAATTTCTATACCAATGGTAATAGTTAAACAAATTGAAATAATAACAAAAGTATAAATAATTGTACCTTGTATTAACCTTGCCAACACTGATGTAAAAAGTATTCACAACATTAACATTGCAAAATTGACAATTATTATTTTTAATAAGCTTGTTAATTTTTTATCTAAACTTACTTTTGAAGTAATCATTAAATATTCATAATCTCTTAAATTGTAATCATTAAATTCATCAATTTTTATTATTTCTTTTTTAACTCTATCTTTATTAGTTATAATTCCCTCTTTAATTATTTGAATAGCTTTTTTATTATTAACTTTATTAATTGATCTTAAAATTAAATAATTAGATGAAATAATTTTTTCACTATCTTCTTTTTTAGCTAATATTAATGTATAAGGATAATTTAAATAAACTAATATATCATTTTCTTTAATAAACACTTCTCTTGGTATTTCTTTACAAAAATCTCTCATATTATTTGGAAAAACACTTATTTGTTTAAAATTATTGCTTGAGCAATTTTTACAATCACTTAAAAAATGTTCACTTCTGTTTAAAACAGTTCCTCTTTTTATAGAAAATAAATCAATTAATTTCATATTTTACCTCAACTTTAATATTTTACATTCAAAAATTAGAAACCAAATCTTTTTTTATGTTCTAATGTGTAATTGATAAAATTTTCATTTATTAATTCTTTATTAATTTTTAATTTTTTTGTTGTAATTTTTACTATATATTTAAATTCTTCTTCACTACATTTTTCTGTAATATGAAATCTATTTTCATGAAATATAATATAACCATGCTCAAATAATTTATCATGATTTGAACAAAATCAAAAACCATTATCTCCATCTACAATTTCTTTGTATTTTTGTTCCAAAGAAATATTTTCTTGATTCTTTATATCTGAAAATCTTTTAATATGTGCTCCCACAATTAAACTAGGATTATTGCAATCACAAAGTATGCATTCTTTACTTCCATATTTTGATATTAAATTATTATGATAAATCAATGAATATCTCCTTATAGCTTCTTGAATTTCTGGTAATGTTGGTGTTTTTTTATTTTCAAAAGTAATATCTGTTTTATAATGTACTTCTTTAAAAATAGCATTTAATTCCTCAGTTGGAACTTTCTTTGAATTTATTCAACCTTTAAAAAATATTTTTTTATTAATTTTTTTAATAAAATTTAAAAAATTTTTATCCATTTTAAATTCTTTAATTGAATATATATTAATTTGCCCTTTAAAATATATTGAACAATAAATTATTATTAATCAAGCTTCTCCATTATTAGCTGCACCAAAATTTAGTAATAACGAAATTTCATTAGCATCTAATAATTCTAATAAATTTGATTTATTAGATGAGTTCTTTTTTGACAACTCGTTTCTATAATAACTTAAATTTTCAATATTTTTCAGTTCACAATTAAAAATATCATCTTGAGCGTATACATTCAGAACTTCTTTATTGAAACTTAAACTTTTAAATATATTTCTAATCATTTCAATATGTAAAGAGCAACTTAAACTAATATTTTTATATTGTTTAAAAACAAATAATACAAAATTTTTATTATCCATTTTTTTATCAACAAACATTTGCATAAAACTTATAAATCCTTGAGAAATAAATATATTGCGAGAATCAGCTTCATATTCTCTTGAGGTTAAAATAAAATCACACTCTAAAATTTTATCATTTTCATATCTGATAATAATTGCTGTAAATTTTGTTAATTTAAAATTTTCATTTTCTATTGAAAAAAAATTATTATCAACTATTTCTTTTACACAATTTTCTAATTTCATTGTTTTTATTAATTCTTTTAATAGCTTATCATTCGCTAATATTGAATCTCTTTTAAATACTATTTTTATATTACTCATAATTTTTTATTATAACTTCCCTTCTATCTTTAGTCATATTATTAGGACAATTAACTAATTTATAATTATTTTTTGATATTCATTTTTTTAAAATTTCATTTTTATCACCCTTATGAATAAGAACATTTGATAACATAAATTTTGCACCCTTAGAGTTAATTCTATCAATAAAATTAAGTAGCTTTTCTTCCTCTATTTTATTTCAACCTTTAAATCCCCTCTTTCCATCATTATAAGAAGCTGTTGTAATTAAATATGGAGGGTCAAGGTATATAAACGTATTTTTATCAATAATTTCTTCATAATATTCATATGAATTTGATTCAACAGTCAAATTCATTTTCTTAATTTTGTTTGAAAATGATATTATTTTTTCTCGTACATTATGATTAAAATCCGACAGCCCAACTGTATTATTAAATTTTAAATCTGAATTAAATCTAATTTGATTTGAAAAGCCAAATATTATTAGTATAAATAAAATAAAACTACTATTATTTTTATTATTATAATATTCTCTTAAACGATTATAATTTTCCTTATTATTTTTACTTAAAGAAAATTTTTTAATATAAAAATTTAATCTTTTAATTATATCAGATGATTTTTTATCTTTGAACATTCTAATTAAGTCTGCTACTTTAAAGTTATAATCATTATATATAACATTTTCAAAATTACAATTAATACCTACATTGAATCCTCCGCCAAAAATATCGATAAATTTGAGATTTTTATTTTTAGGAAAATGTTCTTTTAAAAAACTAATAAGTTTATATTTGCTACCTGAATAATTTAAAGGAGATTCATAGATTACATCATCAAACTTTTTCTTTTTTATTAAAAAAAGATATTCTTTATTTTCGTCATTCTTATTTTTAGAAACTGAGTTAATATATTTTTTATAATTAATTTCTTTTAAAATTACTTTTTCATCTTTAGAAAATCTCATTAACATTTTTTCAAATACTTTTTTATCTATTAACCCTTTATTACTATAACTAATTAAAAGATTTTCAGTATTTATATCACTTAATAATGAAAACATTGCTTCCTCTGCAATAATTTTTTTGGAGAAATCTGAAGATCCAATCTCCTTAGCTCTAGAACCCGTTACTCCACTAACTTCACTTTTTTCGTTTTTAGATATAGTTTCAAGTAAATGATATTGATGAGAATATTGTTGAGAAGTATATGGGGGATCTAAATATGTTAGATATATTTTATCTTTTTGAAGAACTCTTACGACCTCCTCAATTCTATTATTAAATAATATAGGCTTATGTAAATAATTAATTTTTCTTTTCTTAAATTTCTCTATGTCCAAATATAGCGATTTAAAAAATCTAGGGTCTTCTTTTTTTAAGAATGCGCCATAAACGCCAGCAATATTTGATATTCCTGAAATTCCTTCAAGTAAAATTCCCATTAAAAACGAAAATTCAGAGTATTCAATTTCATCATTATTAAAACTTTTATAGATATCGTTAACAATAAAATCAATTCTTTTTGAATTTATTTCAGAAAAATACTTTCTGTTAGCTTTTGGAGAGTAAGTATTATATATGTAACCCTCCAAAATATTATTTTCATTATTATAAATATTTAGCTTATCAATAATTTTATTAGTAATATCACAAAAATACATTTCTGTAAGAATTTTAGAAAAAAATAAATAATCATTCGCTGTTACTTTTGCTCCATGGTTTGCAAAAAAACCTGTCATTGAACCAGTACCTGCAAAACCATCAAAAATATATTTATTCTTTAAATGCAAATTATTTGATTCTAAAAATAATAAAATTTCTTCATGTAATTTATCCTTATTTCCTAAATATCTCATTAAATTCTTCCTCCAAATTATTAAAAAGTTTTATATCTTTGAGACCAGAAAAATCAAAGTCAATTGTATAATTAATGACCCTATCATTTTTTATAATAATTGAATTATTAAATTTCTCTAGATTATAGACTTTATATTTAATATTACTTAAATTAAATTTAATATTATTATAAAAATCTCAATTTGCTTTATTTTGAAAAAAAATGTGAATAAAAGAATCTTCATTTATATATTCAGACACGTTTTTATATAAATCCAAAATATTTGTTAAAATCCCTTCTCTATTTAATCTAGTCGTTATAAACAATGTATTTTTATTGTCTATTTGATCTTTGCCAATTTTATATACATTATCATTCTTTTTTGTAGTTGATTTAACTTCTATATAATAATCCTTTTCTTTAATATAAAAATCTTTTTTTGAATAATTATAACTTCTATAATTTTTACCTAGAAATTTTCATTTTCATATTACTGCCAATTCGGCGTATATACCTTGTAATTCAAGAAAATCAGGTGCTAATACTTTTTGAATAAAATTTTCAATAAATTCCAATAAATTGTAGATACTTTTATAATTATTAATAAGTTTAGTAATTAACTTAAATGACTCTTGAATAATACTTAGTTCGATATTATTATTAAAGGCTAGTACTTCACCCTCAAATTGAATACCTTCAATTTTACCTACAGCTTGTCCTATATAATTAAAATTTAAATATCTAAAACTTTCATTTGAATTACTCTCTTTTTTAAGGATGAATCACCTTTTTTCCTTAGTAAACTCCTGAATCTCTTCCACCAAATACAAATTATTATTATCATTTTTATTAATAAATTTCTTCATTATTATTTATCCTTATCCGAGTATTTAACAAATTTCAATTCCGTTTTAATATCTACTAGCTTCTCTTTAATTTTTTTTACATCATATGTAATTATATCAATCAATAATTCATTATATAAAAAAT is part of the Spiroplasma cantharicola genome and encodes:
- a CDS encoding HNH endonuclease signature motif containing protein; this encodes MSNIKIVFKRDSILANDKLLKELIKTMKLENCVKEIVDNNFFSIENENFKLTKFTAIIIRYENDKILECDFILTSREYEADSRNIFISQGFISFMQMFVDKKMDNKNFVLFVFKQYKNISLSCSLHIEMIRNIFKSLSFNKEVLNVYAQDDIFNCELKNIENLSYYRNELSKKNSSNKSNLLELLDANEISLLLNFGAANNGEAWLIIIYCSIYFKGQINIYSIKEFKMDKNFLNFIKKINKKIFFKGWINSKKVPTEELNAIFKEVHYKTDITFENKKTPTLPEIQEAIRRYSLIYHNNLISKYGSKECILCDCNNPSLIVGAHIKRFSDIKNQENISLEQKYKEIVDGDNGFWFCSNHDKLFEHGYIIFHENRFHITEKCSEEEFKYIVKITTKKLKINKELINENFINYTLEHKKRFGF
- a CDS encoding Dam family site-specific DNA-(adenine-N6)-methyltransferase; amino-acid sequence: MRYLGNKDKLHEEILLFLESNNLHLKNKYIFDGFAGTGSMTGFFANHGAKVTANDYLFFSKILTEMYFCDITNKIIDKLNIYNNENNILEGYIYNTYSPKANRKYFSEINSKRIDFIVNDIYKSFNNDEIEYSEFSFLMGILLEGISGISNIAGVYGAFLKKEDPRFFKSLYLDIEKFKKRKINYLHKPILFNNRIEEVVRVLQKDKIYLTYLDPPYTSQQYSHQYHLLETISKNEKSEVSGVTGSRAKEIGSSDFSKKIIAEEAMFSLLSDINTENLLISYSNKGLIDKKVFEKMLMRFSKDEKVILKEINYKKYINSVSKNKNDENKEYLFLIKKKKFDDVIYESPLNYSGSKYKLISFLKEHFPKNKNLKFIDIFGGGFNVGINCNFENVIYNDYNFKVADLIRMFKDKKSSDIIKRLNFYIKKFSLSKNNKENYNRLREYYNNKNNSSFILFILIIFGFSNQIRFNSDLKFNNTVGLSDFNHNVREKIISFSNKIKKMNLTVESNSYEYYEEIIDKNTFIYLDPPYLITTASYNDGKRGFKGWNKIEEEKLLNFIDRINSKGAKFMLSNVLIHKGDKNEILKKWISKNNYKLVNCPNNMTKDRREVIIKNYE